The Desertibacillus haloalkaliphilus DNA window TTCTGTAGCGAGGACAGATGTTTTTAACTTTTTTTTAATCATCCTTGGCACGTGTATGGCTGCTTTTTTGATTTTGCAGGAAACTGGCGGTTGGGCCAATGTCCATATCGATATCGTGCGGCTAACTGAAGGGAGTGAAAACGATTGGTTTCATCCATTTTACTATGGGAATGCCTCTTTATTTGTGTTTATAAGCTCGTTTCTATCCCTTGGACTTGGGTTAGCGGCTAACCCTCAATATGCGATTCGCTTATTATCGACCACATCTACAAAACATGCGATTCGGATGGTGAGTGTTAGTGTGCTATTACTAGGTTTTCTTTATCTAGCATTAATCATTATCGGTATTGGATCGATTTCTCTTCTTTCAGCCGAAGGACAATTGCCGGCGGACGAAGTTTTTCCTTACATTATTCATGATATCATTACATCTCCTTTAAAAGGGGTCATTTTAATGAGCATTGTTGCAGCCTGTATCTCGACAGCAAATTCACAGTTATTGCTGTTATCGAGTAGTTTTGTTTATGATGTTTATCAACGATTTTCAAAGAAAAGGGAGCGAAGTGAAGCTGAAATCATCGGAATGAACAAATGGATGATTACGCTCCTTGCGCTTCTGTCGCTACTGATTTCCCAACAACCATTTGAAAGCTTACTTTATTTTAGTGGACAAGTATGGGGAGTGATTGCCGTTTCTTTTTTCTTCCCATTATATGGAGGCTTATTTATGAAAAAGGCGAGCAAAAGGGGGAGCTGGGGTT harbors:
- a CDS encoding sodium:solute symporter family protein produces the protein MVDPFIYLGYFLLYTIVILYLGKYGFDRSETVKEYYLANQSLGLFVSIATFSATWLSAASMLGLPGLIYQYGYSAILYSVVCWFLGAVLLVVMARKLRAYDVVTIPEFFYKRYHSRSLQIGTGIILVITYVLYIAIQIRGFGIVVSYMLDIPFSVAALLVFLFLIYTTYGGLYSVARTDVFNFFLIILGTCMAAFLILQETGGWANVHIDIVRLTEGSENDWFHPFYYGNASLFVFISSFLSLGLGLAANPQYAIRLLSTTSTKHAIRMVSVSVLLLGFLYLALIIIGIGSISLLSAEGQLPADEVFPYIIHDIITSPLKGVILMSIVAACISTANSQLLLLSSSFVYDVYQRFSKKRERSEAEIIGMNKWMITLLALLSLLISQQPFESLLYFSGQVWGVIAVSFFFPLYGGLFMKKASKRGSWGSIVVGLLTYVTWGVFTPAEWQTVIQPVVPALLFAAIAFWLLRDHHE